The genomic region CGCACAGCCTTGCCACCGGCCAGCTCGATATTGGGCACATAGCTGTCGTAGCAGGGGTCGAGCACGATCACTTCGTCGCCCGGGTGCACGATGGCCAGGATGGCGGTGATGATGGCCTGCGTGGCGCCCGCCGTGATGGTGATTTCGGTGTTCGGGTTGTAGGCCTTGCCGTGCAGCGCCTCGATCTTGCGGGCCACGGCTTCGCGCAGCACGGGCACACCGGGCATGGGCGGATATTGGTTGTGACCGGCTTTCATGGCCTGGGTCACGGCATCCACCAGCTCGGGCGCACATTCAAAGTCTGGAAAGCCTTGCCCCAGATTGACGGCCTTGTGCTCTGTGGCCAGGGCTGACATCACGGTGAAGATGGTGGTGCCCACCTGGGGCAGCTTGCTGGGGAAGGCGGGGGTGGGTGCAGCAGGAGTGGATTGCGTCATGGTGCGTGCGTTCAGGGGCGTTGGATGTGCGTGGAGAGACGGTGAGAGCGCCGCACCTGCGCAGATGCATTTGCGCAGGTGGGGTCGCTTTCACTCAAAATTCGTAATCGTTGACATGTCCTGTCATGGCACGGGCGATGAGTTCGCGGCTCAGTCGGTCGCTGAGCAGTTCTGCAAATTTGTAAACAAAGTTGCGCAGGTAGGCCCCGCGCTTGAAGGCAACGCGTGCCACGCTCTGGCCAAACAGATGGCCTACGGGGCGTACCACGAGGTCGCCTACGGGGTCATCGCGCATGGCCATCTCGGCGACGATGCCGATACCGAGACCAAGGCGCACATAGGTCTTGATCACGTCCGAGTCAATGGCCTCCAGCACGATGCGCGGCTGCAGCTTGCGTGCGGCAAAGGCATGGTCGATCTTGCCGCGTCCGGTAAACGAGGGGTGGTAGGTGATGAGTGCTTCGTGGGCCAGGTCGTCCAGCCCAATGCGTTCCTTTTGCGCCAGCGGGTGCCCCATGGGCACCACCAGCACGTGCTGCCATTCGTAGCAGGGCAGGGTGACGAGTTCGGGGTAGTCTGCCAGCGATTCAGTGGCCATGCCGATCTCGGCCACTTCGTCAATCACCATGCGCGCCACTTCGTGGGGCGTGGCCTGGTGCAGGCTGATGTTGACCTTGGGGTAGGACTCGCGAAGGCGGGCCACCGGCACGGGTAGCACATAACGGGCCTGGGTGTGGGTAGTGGCGATGCTGAGGGTGCCGCTGTCCTGGGCGCTGAACTGCTCGCCAATACGCTTCAGGTTGCCCACTTCACGCATGATGACCTCAATGCTCTTGAGCACATGCTGGCCGGGCTCTGTGATGCGTTTGAGGCGCTTGCCGTGGCGGGCGAAGATGTCCACGCCCAGCTCTTCTTCCAGTTCAATGATGGCTTTGGAGACACCGGGCTGTGACGTGTGCAAAGCCTTAGCAGCTTCGGTCAGATTGAGGTTGCGGCGGGCTGCTTCCTGGACGAAGCGGAATTGATGCAGGTTCATATCTGATGAATGCTAAAGATTTGCATCATTATGCTGCATTCATCTAAAGAAAGGGCCGGGCAGCTGAACAACCCGTGGCTGAGCTACCCTCCGGCGCTTGGCGACCGACTCACTGGGGCGCTTCGCACGCAATATTGGCCATCAAGGCCGTCATGCGCGGGTCTTCGCCAATGGCTTGCTGCACATGAAATTCCACCGCTGGATGGTCGACGCGCAATTGCTGCACCAGCAGTGGCAGGTCTTCACGGGCATGTTTGCCTGTGCCCAAAAACATGGGAACCACAGTCACGCGCAGGGCTCCAGCGTTCACCAGATCACGCACTGCACTGGGCAAATCAGGCTCGCACAACTCCAGATACGCGCAGGCCACGGGTTTGCTGGGGTGTTCCTTGCGGATGCATTGGGCCACGGCTTCCAGAGGGGCGCGCCACAGCGGGTCACGCGAGCCATGGGCAAAGAGAACGACGGCAGAAGAGGGTGTTGTCATGGTGAAGGCGAGATAACGGGCGAGAGCTTAAGCGCCCGCCGGCGATCATGCGAGGGGCCCCTGCAAAGCCCTGCAGTGGCGCAAGGGCTGCAGGGTTGCCGCGGTCGTACTCGCGCTATCGCCTGAGCACCAGCCACCCAAAGGCCGCCAATGACAGGAGCGAGTAGATCAGACCGGGAGCCGCTGCCGTCAGCCAGGGCGACCAGTTCTGCAGGTTGCCCGCGTAGCCGAACACGTTGTTGAGCAGGAAAAAGCTGATGCCCGCCATGACTCCGCCGAACACATAGCCCGCGATGCCGCCAGAGCGGAAATGCAGGTACGCGAAAGGCAAGGCAAGCACCACCATCACCAAGCAGCTGAGCGGATAAAACACCTTGCGCCAGAACTCGATCTCATAGCGCTGGGCTGACTGACCGTTGTTGTCGAGGTGGCGGATGTACTGGAAAAGGTCCACGGTGCTCATGCGGTCTGGCTTGAGCAAAGAGGCCGCAATCATGTCGGCGCTGATGTGGGTGGGCCATTGCCATTCGGGCAGCTTCTGGTGCTCTACACGAGCTTCCTCGGCACCGTGCTGGAAGAACACGCTGCGCTGGACTTCACGCAGCGCCCAGTGGCTGGGCTCGTTATTCATGACCTGCCCGCTCACGGCGTGGGTCTGAGCTGCAATCCGGCCTTGCTCATCAAATTCAAAAATGCGTACGTCCAGCAGCCCGCCATCTGGCCCCAGGGCGCGCACGTTCACGGCAAAGGAGTGTTCGTTCTGCTTTTCCTTGAGCCAAGCGCCCGTCGCGCCTGCACTGAGCTTACCCAGGTGGCGGACCTTGATCAACTGCGCTGCGCGGTCTGTCACAGGTGCCAGGTAGTCGCCTACGGCAAATGTCACCAGCACAAAGAAACACCCCAAACTGAGCAAGGTGCGCAATGCAAGCCAAGGGCCCATGCCGCTGGTGCGCATGATGGTGAATTCGGAGCTTTGCGCCAGCCGCGCCATCACAAAGATGGTGCCGATCAGCACGGTGATGGGCAAAAGTTCGTAGAGGTGGCTCGGAATGCTGAGCGCCACAAAGAGCAAGGCATGCGAGAGCTGGTAACCGTCCGACCCGGCCCGACCAATCCACCGCAGTTCATCGATCAGGTCAAAGAAAAAGAAGAGTGCCAGAAAGCCGATCGTGACGAACATGACGGCAAAGACGGCTTCCCTGTGAATGAGTCTGCGCAGGGTATTCATGCCGCAGTCCTTTTTGCCAGAAGACGAGCAGGGGTCCAGTGGTTGTGCCGAATGGCCAGCACCAATGCGCCGATGGCCAGCGTGCCCGCGTGCAGTGCAATCATGAATCCCACCAGCCCCACACGATCGGAACCCACCCAGCTTTGACCCAGAGTCATCATGTTGTAGTACACGATGAATGCGAACAGAGCGAGCACCATGCTGGTGCTGCGTGCGGCCCGTGGGTTGGCGCTGGCCAGTGCCAAGCCCAGAATCACAAAATTGAGTGCGGCAAAGGCCAGACCGAGACGCCAGCCCAGCTCAGCAAGATGTACAGGCACGGGCTGGGCAATCAACGCCAGGGTGGGTTTGGTCTTGACGGCCATTTCCTCGGCTGCACCGGGCGGGGCTGAGCCGATGCGTGTGGAGTATTCCTCAAACTCGCTGACCTTGAGTCCCGCCTTGTTGCGCGTGGATTCCACACGCTGGCCGTTGATGAGGATGGCAATGCGGTCTTCGCCCCGGATTTCCATGCGTGCGCTGCGGGCGCTGGTCACGGCTTCCTTGTCACCCGAAGTGGTGGCGATGAAGATGTTGTTGCCTGCCTGATTGTCTGGAGTGTCCTTGTCGATGAAGAACACGCGGCTGCCGTTGGCTGACTCCTGAAATTCTCCGGGGGCGATGCGGTCAATATCGCTGCGCTGTTCGTAGCGCGTCTTCAGCTCCTGGATTTGGGTATTGGCCCAAGGCCAAACCGCCAGCGAAAGTACTGCAATCACGCCCATCACAGGCCAGGCAAATCTCAGTAGTGGAGAAAGCAGGCTTACCAGCCCCCGGCCACTGGCAAACCAGATGACCATTTCGCTCTCACGGTACATTCTGGACAGCGTGCTGACCACCGCCACGAACAGGCTCAGACTCAGAATGATGGGAAGCTGCCCCAGCACGGTGAATCCCATGACCAGCATGACGTCGGAGGGATTGACGCTGCCGCGTGAGGCCTGGCCGAGCGTGCGGATCAGCATCATGGTCATGACCACGGTGACCAGCACCACCAGCGTCGCGCCGAAGCTGCGTGCCAGCTCCTTGCGTATAGATGAATCGAATAACATTGGCTCGAAGGAAAACACCGATTATGAACTTTGATCTGAAGAAACTGGATTTGGAGGCCGCTGCGGCCGAGAAATGTGACCTGCTGGCGGTGCTGGTGACAGAGTCTGCCAAGCCGGGCAAGGATTCTGTGTCTCAATTGATCGCCCAGGCGACCAAGCAAGGTGACTTCAGTGCCAAGGTTGGCAAGCTGCTGCAAAGTTATGGCAGCGCTGCGGTTTCTGCGCGCAGACTGGTGTTGTTGGGCGCTGGCGACGGTTCGGCGCGTGCGGTGCGCCAGGCCGCGTTGTCCTTGTCTGCACTGCTGAAGGGTCCTCAGGTCAAGCGGATGGTGGTCACATCCGTGTCCGCACTGGAAGGCGCTGCCGTCAGCGCACTGGTGCAGGCCGTTGCTGAAGCGAGCTACGTCTACACCACCACCAAATCTAAAGCCGAGCCGCGTGCTTTGTCGCGTTGTGTGGTGGGCGTGCCTGATGTTGCCAAGGTTCGGTCCGAGTTTGACACCGGTGTGGCTCTGGTAGCCGGGGTGGAGTTTGCGCGTGAATGGGGCAACCGCCCAGCCAATCATGCAACGCCCTCCATGCTGGCCGACGCAGCCAAAAGTTTGGCCAAGCAGCCGCGCATTCAATGCAAGATTCATGGCCCTGCGGAGGTGGCCAAGTTGGGCATGGGGGCGTTCATGGCAGTGGCCCAGGGAACGGAGCAGCCTCTGCGCTTCATCGAACTGCACTACCGTGGCGGTGCAAAGGATCAGCCAGCGATTGCTTTGGTCGGCAAAGGAATCACCTTTGACACGGGCGGCATTTCCATCAAGCCTGCGGGCGAAATGGATGAGATGAAGTTTGATATGTGCGGTGCAGCCAGTGTGTTGGGCGTGTTCAAGGCGCTTGGCGAACTGCAACCTGCCATCAACGTGGTGGGGCTGATTCCCGCATGTGAAAACATGCCTGATGGCCGTGCTGTGAAGCCCGGAGACGTGGTCACCAGCATGAGCGGCCAGACCATCGAAATACTGAATACGGACGCGGAAGGCCGTTTGGTGCTGTGCGATGCGCTGACCTACGCAGCGCGTTTCAAGCCCGCTGCGGTGATTGACATCGCCACCCTTACCGGTGCCTGCGTGATCGCGCTGGGCGGGGTGCGCAGCGGGCTCTACGCCAACCGCGACGATCTGGCGACGGCTCTGGAAAAAGCCGGGGAGGTTTCGCTGGACCCTTGCTGGCGTATGCCCCTGGACGATGAATATGCCGAAGGCTTGAAGAGCAATTTTGCAGACATGGGCAACGTAGCTGGGCGGGCCGGTGGTTCCATCACTGCCGCCAAGTTCTTGCAGAAGTTTGTGGCAGACATGCCCTGGGCCCACCTCGATATCGCGGGGACTGCCTGGAAGGGCGGCGCCGCCAAGGGCTCCACGGGACGTCCTGTCGGCTTGTTGATGCGGTATCTGCTGACACAGGCAAGCTTGTCTGCCGTGGCAAAGCGCGCTGCTGCCACCCGTGCAACTCCTGCACGGGGCAAGACCCCCAAGCCAACCAAGGCGGGCGCCGCAGCCAAGCAGGCATGACAGAGATCGCGTTCCATTTCAATGCCCCAGACAAGCTGGCATATGCATGCCGCTTTTCGCGCAAGGCACTGCGCGCCGGTGCCCGGCTGGTGATTCATGGGCCTGTGCCCATGCTCGCCGAACTGGATCGCATGCTCTGGTCGCTGTCACCTCAAGACTTTGTAGCCCATTGCATGGACGATGCGGATGAAGATCTCATGACCGCATCCCCAGTCGTGCTTGCGAGCGATCTCGGTCGCTCACCCCATCACGATGTGCTGCTGAATCTCGGATTCGAGGTTCCCACCGCATTTGAGCGCTTTTCCCGGTTGGTGGAGGTGGTCAGCTCCCACGATGAAACTGATCGCGGGCAAGCACGGCTGCGCTGGAAGCATTACGCGGCTCGTGGCTACGAGATCATTCGCCACGATCTGGTTTTAAAAGGAGGTTGATGACATGGCGACCACACCTCCTAGAGTGCCGCCGCGCTTCGTTCCCACACTCACCGAAGTGGTGCGCGAACCCATTCCGGCGCAACCGTCTCCGCCACCAGTGGCCCAGTCTGGTGCAAGCGGTCTGATTTCGTCGCGGGTGGCGCCTTCCAGAACCCCCGCTCAGCCTGCACTAGCCGTCCCTGTGCGCCCCGCACATTCCGGCGCATCGTCGGTGCCGCGACCTGCGGTTGCTCAGACATCGGCAACTCCGGCACACGCGCCGAATCGTTCAGCAGCAGTAGCTCCTGCTGTTGCCACTCGCCCATCGAACACTCAGGTACGGGCCCTTCCTGAAGGGGCTGAAGAGTACATGGTGCACCGCGTGATGCAGCGTGTCGATGTGGTGCTGGACAAAAGGCTGCGCGAAGCCATCGCCACGGTGGTGCAAGAGCAGACCCGATCAGTGCTGCCGCGGTTGCGTGAGGAGATCGAGTCAGTGGTGAGGCAAGCTGTGTACGAGGCTGTGGCAGATGAGCTGGCGAGCACCGACACTGATCCAACTCAACAATGACAGGGTAATCCCTTGTGGTTTCGGCTCCATTTAATCGTGTTCCCTAATGAGTTGGCCTGTAAATTGCGATATGTTCCACTGCGTTGAGACACAAGAAAAATTCTCAGCGTTTATCTTTACTGGAGATTGATATGCAATTGAAGTTGAAACTGACCGTGGTTGCTGCTATCGCAGCTGTTGCCGGTGTGGCCTCTGCACAAGAGCAGGTGGTCAAGATCGGTCACGTGGCTCCTGTTTCCGGCGCCCAAGCTCACTACGGCAAGGACAACGAAAATGGCGCTCGCATGGCCGTTGAAGAGTTGAACGCACAGGGCGTCACCATTGGTGGCAAGAAGATCAAGTTTGAACTGGTCGCGGAAGACGACGCTGCTGATCCAAAGCAGGGCACTGCAGCTGCACAAAAGCTGTGCGATGCCAAGGTTGCTGGTGTTGTCGGTCACCTCAACTCCGGTACAACCATTCCTGCTTCCAAGGTCTACAACGACTGCGGCATCCCCCACGTTACCGGTGCTGCCACCAACCCCAATCTGACCAAGCCTGGCTACAAGACGACATTCCGTATCATCGCGAATGACAACGCCCTGGGCGCTGGTCTGGCCTTCTATGCTGCAGACACCCTGAAGCTGAAGACCGTGGCCATCATTGACGACCGCACTGCGTACGGCCAAGGCGTTGCAGACGTTTTCAAGAAGACTGCAGCCGCCAAGGGCATGAAGGTTGTGGACGAACAGTTCACCACTGACAAGGCCACAGACTTCATGGCGATCTTGACTGCCATCAAGTCCAAGAACCCAGATGCGATCTTCTACGGCGGTATGGACCCACAAGCTGGTCCTATGCTGCGCCAGATGGAGCAGCTGGGCATGGGCAACGTGAAGTACTTCGGCGGTGACGGCGTTTGCACCTCTGAAATCGCCAAGCTGGCCGCAGGCGCCAAGACTCTGGCCAATGTGGTGTGCGCTGAAGGCGGTGCATCGCTGGACAAGATGCCTGGCGGCAAGGCCTGGAAGACCAAGTACGACGCCAAGTACCCTGGCCAGTTCCAGGTTTACAGCCCCTACACTTATGACGCGACTTTCCTGCTGGTCGATGCCATGAAGCGTGCCAACTCTGTGGACCCCAAGGTCTACACACCCGAACTGCTGAAGTCCAACTTCAAGGGCGTGACCTCCACGATCCAGTTCGAACCCAATGGTGAAATGAAGAACCCAGCCATCACACTGTATGTGTACAAGGATGGCAAGAAGACACCTCTGAACTGATCAACAGTTCCGTCTCTTCAGGCAAAAGGCCCTCTGTTCCACGGCAGAGGGCCTTTTGTTTTGTGTTTATCAATACTTCACGCCAAACAAGCAGACAAGTGCTCGCCCGGAGGCTGCCAACCTATCTATCGGCGTACTTGCAAGGCACCGGGATTCACAATGTTGGTCGGTGTGCCCTTGATGAAATTCACCACATTGTCGAAAGCTGCACCGAAATAGAGCTCATAGCTGTCCTGCTCCACATAGCCAATGTGGGGGGTGCAAACGCAGTTTTCAAGCCGCAACAGGGCGTGACCTTGCAGGATGGGCTCGCTCTCAAACACGTCGACCGCAGCCATCCCAGGACGCCCCCGATTCAACGCCGCAATCAGTGCGTCTGGCTCGATGAGTTCCGCACGGGAAGTGTTGACCAGCAGCGAGGTCGGCTTCATGCAGGAAAGGTCTTCGAGCGTGACGATATTGCGCGTCTCTTCATTCAATCGCAGGTGCAACGAAATAACGTCACATTGGGAGAAGAACTCTTCGCGATTGGTAGCTGCTTGGTAGCCGTCTGTCAGGGCTTTTGCGCGCGAGGCTTCGCGTCCCCAGACGCGCACATTCATACCGAAGGCCTTGCCATAGCCTGCGACGAGTTGACCGATGCGCCCGTAACCCCACACGCCCAATGTTTTTCCGCGCAGCACGGTGCCAATGCCAAAGTTGGGAGGCATGGACGCATTTTTAAGGCCTGACTGCTGCCATGCACCGTGCTTCAGGTTGGATATGTACTGCGGCAGACGCCGACTGGCTGCCATCACCAAGGCCCAGGTGAGCTCAGCCGGAGCTACGGGCGAGCCAACGCCTTCTGCCACGGCGATGCCGCGTTCTGTACATGCAGCCACGTCGATATGGCTACCGACTTTGCCCGTCTGTGCGATCAGTTTGAGTCGAGGAAGCTTCTCGACGAGCTGCTTGGTGATCTGAGTACGCTCCCTGATGAGGACGATGATGTCTGCATCCC from Acidovorax sp. DW039 harbors:
- a CDS encoding CysB family HTH-type transcriptional regulator, which translates into the protein MNLHQFRFVQEAARRNLNLTEAAKALHTSQPGVSKAIIELEEELGVDIFARHGKRLKRITEPGQHVLKSIEVIMREVGNLKRIGEQFSAQDSGTLSIATTHTQARYVLPVPVARLRESYPKVNISLHQATPHEVARMVIDEVAEIGMATESLADYPELVTLPCYEWQHVLVVPMGHPLAQKERIGLDDLAHEALITYHPSFTGRGKIDHAFAARKLQPRIVLEAIDSDVIKTYVRLGLGIGIVAEMAMRDDPVGDLVVRPVGHLFGQSVARVAFKRGAYLRNFVYKFAELLSDRLSRELIARAMTGHVNDYEF
- a CDS encoding CbiX/SirB N-terminal domain-containing protein, whose protein sequence is MTTPSSAVVLFAHGSRDPLWRAPLEAVAQCIRKEHPSKPVACAYLELCEPDLPSAVRDLVNAGALRVTVVPMFLGTGKHAREDLPLLVQQLRVDHPAVEFHVQQAIGEDPRMTALMANIACEAPQ
- the lptG gene encoding LPS export ABC transporter permease LptG; translation: MNTLRRLIHREAVFAVMFVTIGFLALFFFFDLIDELRWIGRAGSDGYQLSHALLFVALSIPSHLYELLPITVLIGTIFVMARLAQSSEFTIMRTSGMGPWLALRTLLSLGCFFVLVTFAVGDYLAPVTDRAAQLIKVRHLGKLSAGATGAWLKEKQNEHSFAVNVRALGPDGGLLDVRIFEFDEQGRIAAQTHAVSGQVMNNEPSHWALREVQRSVFFQHGAEEARVEHQKLPEWQWPTHISADMIAASLLKPDRMSTVDLFQYIRHLDNNGQSAQRYEIEFWRKVFYPLSCLVMVVLALPFAYLHFRSGGIAGYVFGGVMAGISFFLLNNVFGYAGNLQNWSPWLTAAAPGLIYSLLSLAAFGWLVLRR
- the lptF gene encoding LPS export ABC transporter permease LptF, with translation MLFDSSIRKELARSFGATLVVLVTVVMTMMLIRTLGQASRGSVNPSDVMLVMGFTVLGQLPIILSLSLFVAVVSTLSRMYRESEMVIWFASGRGLVSLLSPLLRFAWPVMGVIAVLSLAVWPWANTQIQELKTRYEQRSDIDRIAPGEFQESANGSRVFFIDKDTPDNQAGNNIFIATTSGDKEAVTSARSARMEIRGEDRIAILINGQRVESTRNKAGLKVSEFEEYSTRIGSAPPGAAEEMAVKTKPTLALIAQPVPVHLAELGWRLGLAFAALNFVILGLALASANPRAARSTSMVLALFAFIVYYNMMTLGQSWVGSDRVGLVGFMIALHAGTLAIGALVLAIRHNHWTPARLLAKRTAA
- a CDS encoding leucyl aminopeptidase → MNFDLKKLDLEAAAAEKCDLLAVLVTESAKPGKDSVSQLIAQATKQGDFSAKVGKLLQSYGSAAVSARRLVLLGAGDGSARAVRQAALSLSALLKGPQVKRMVVTSVSALEGAAVSALVQAVAEASYVYTTTKSKAEPRALSRCVVGVPDVAKVRSEFDTGVALVAGVEFAREWGNRPANHATPSMLADAAKSLAKQPRIQCKIHGPAEVAKLGMGAFMAVAQGTEQPLRFIELHYRGGAKDQPAIALVGKGITFDTGGISIKPAGEMDEMKFDMCGAASVLGVFKALGELQPAINVVGLIPACENMPDGRAVKPGDVVTSMSGQTIEILNTDAEGRLVLCDALTYAARFKPAAVIDIATLTGACVIALGGVRSGLYANRDDLATALEKAGEVSLDPCWRMPLDDEYAEGLKSNFADMGNVAGRAGGSITAAKFLQKFVADMPWAHLDIAGTAWKGGAAKGSTGRPVGLLMRYLLTQASLSAVAKRAAATRATPARGKTPKPTKAGAAAKQA
- a CDS encoding DNA polymerase III subunit chi, with protein sequence MTEIAFHFNAPDKLAYACRFSRKALRAGARLVIHGPVPMLAELDRMLWSLSPQDFVAHCMDDADEDLMTASPVVLASDLGRSPHHDVLLNLGFEVPTAFERFSRLVEVVSSHDETDRGQARLRWKHYAARGYEIIRHDLVLKGG
- a CDS encoding branched-chain amino acid ABC transporter substrate-binding protein, producing the protein MQLKLKLTVVAAIAAVAGVASAQEQVVKIGHVAPVSGAQAHYGKDNENGARMAVEELNAQGVTIGGKKIKFELVAEDDAADPKQGTAAAQKLCDAKVAGVVGHLNSGTTIPASKVYNDCGIPHVTGAATNPNLTKPGYKTTFRIIANDNALGAGLAFYAADTLKLKTVAIIDDRTAYGQGVADVFKKTAAAKGMKVVDEQFTTDKATDFMAILTAIKSKNPDAIFYGGMDPQAGPMLRQMEQLGMGNVKYFGGDGVCTSEIAKLAAGAKTLANVVCAEGGASLDKMPGGKAWKTKYDAKYPGQFQVYSPYTYDATFLLVDAMKRANSVDPKVYTPELLKSNFKGVTSTIQFEPNGEMKNPAITLYVYKDGKKTPLN
- a CDS encoding D-2-hydroxyacid dehydrogenase family protein, which translates into the protein MNIVILDDYQDAVRKLHCASRLDAYTAKVYTNTIKGLGQLSVRLRDADIIVLIRERTQITKQLVEKLPRLKLIAQTGKVGSHIDVAACTERGIAVAEGVGSPVAPAELTWALVMAASRRLPQYISNLKHGAWQQSGLKNASMPPNFGIGTVLRGKTLGVWGYGRIGQLVAGYGKAFGMNVRVWGREASRAKALTDGYQAATNREEFFSQCDVISLHLRLNEETRNIVTLEDLSCMKPTSLLVNTSRAELIEPDALIAALNRGRPGMAAVDVFESEPILQGHALLRLENCVCTPHIGYVEQDSYELYFGAAFDNVVNFIKGTPTNIVNPGALQVRR